The window TTTGACGAATTGCTGAACGCACAAGATCGTCCGGCCGAAAAAGCATTGACTTATCTCAAGAAAGAATTCAGGGAAATGATGAATCAAAAAAACGTTTAATTTTGGCGTTCTGATGTTTTTTTCTTCAGAAATTCCAGTGTGGGAACTCACCGTACATCATTTATCGGCGCCGCCGCAGTCAGCATGGCCGCCGTTCTCTGGGGATTGGATGGTATCGTCCTGACGCCACGTTTGTATAATCTGAATATCGGTTATGTGGTGTTCGTGCTTCACCTGATTCCGTTTGGGATCATGAATCTGTTCATGTTCGGCGAATACCGCCACCTTCAGCGGTTCACCGCCGGTGATGCTTTCTATATCTGCCTGGTGGCCCTGACCGGTGGCGTCATCGGAACTTTGGCCATCGTAAAGGCACTTTTTTTGGTCAATTTCCAGGACCTGACCATCATCGTCCTGCTTCAAAAATTCCAGCCGGTTTTTGCCATCACACTTTCTGCTCTTTTGCTGAAGGAAGCCATCCGTAAAGATTTTCTGGTTTGGGCTTTGATGGCCATTTTCGCCGGTTATTTTTTGACCTTCGGGTGGGCAAGACCCGACTTTTCAACCGGTTCCAAAACGGTGCATGCCGCGCTGTTCGCGCTGCTGGCTGCTGCTTCCTTCGGAAGTTCGACCGTTTTAAGCAAGAAGATCCTTATAAAGTTTGATTTCAGGACAGCAACGTTTTACAGGTATGGATTAGCCGCCCTCTTTATGCTTTTTTATGTCATCGGTGCAGGCCAGTTGGATCAAATCAGGGTCACTACTCCTTTCAACTGGATGATATTCATTGTTATCGCTTTTACAACCG of the Bacteroidales bacterium genome contains:
- a CDS encoding DMT family transporter, coding for MGTHRTSFIGAAAVSMAAVLWGLDGIVLTPRLYNLNIGYVVFVLHLIPFGIMNLFMFGEYRHLQRFTAGDAFYICLVALTGGVIGTLAIVKALFLVNFQDLTIIVLLQKFQPVFAITLSALLLKEAIRKDFLVWALMAIFAGYFLTFGWARPDFSTGSKTVHAALFALLAAASFGSSTVLSKKILIKFDFRTATFYRYGLAALFMLFYVIGAGQLDQIRVTTPFNWMIFIVIAFTTGSGAIFLYYYGLTRIRAIVASICELFFPLSAILFDYIFNGNILSPVQWISAGVMVFAIFNLNRTSA